From a region of the Theobroma cacao cultivar B97-61/B2 chromosome 8, Criollo_cocoa_genome_V2, whole genome shotgun sequence genome:
- the LOC18591809 gene encoding protein NETWORKED 2A produces the protein MLQRAASNAYSWWWASHIRTKQSKWLEQNLQDMEEKVSSMLTIIDDDGDSFAQRAEMYYRRRPELVSIVEESYRAYRALAERYDHLSKDLQSANRTIASVFPEQVPFAMDEEDEENVSQTSTSSPCADKPSVPKPSVPKAPFLKKDFRSQSVLLLRKGQLKRASSSAKAAAFPSSGLSKNEALDEIDNLQKEVLELQTEREFVKSSYEHGYKKFYEIEHQITEKQKRVCNLQDEFGIGSVIDDNEARALMAARALKSCQETLAKLKEKHEQSTEEARVESRRIKKVNQKFEALRNKFNFPQTNQQEKHKYVSPTTEFDNMVYDIKSEEKERQDLEALRKEIEEQLEVSSNGSLTVSQLAEKIDDLVQRVVNLETAVFSENALVMRLRSETDELQAHVKSLEEDKEALIEGSDIMKNRMNELERELSRVKDLVKTVVAQNNSLKTHFTEASCNIGHLSMKLQGVKMDEEVENTGLSQEVKTGTDAIADRGMEDHEIELAPYDSSALKDTGIEMEGKERDFSAEGENYADSESGSKFDVDSRKALEPMEEDKAEKKYFSETASSIPDTEIEELGTDEEEDQPNWRQLYLNGLDDREKILLDEYSSVLRNYKDVRNKLNDVEKKNRDGFFELALQIRELKNAVASRDGEIQSLRQKMSFPDENKDGNLVELEGPRLSASQESTLTESIQASPVAVGQGKVESDEKVVEATAHGRFEESPKTMGEILMQVKTVSQSRHVLTVEEKIRSDIDDLLEENLEFWLRFSTSFHQIQKYQTSVQDLKAELSTLRGKMKQEGSGKQQQSLKSEARPIYSHLREVKTELTLWLENNAVLKDEVQGRYSSLCNIQEEIARVTNASGHAGETELSGYQAAKFQGEVLNMKQENNKVADELKAGFDRVRQLKLEVEKVMANLERELGLSASTAQNPVSRTGKPRIPLRSFLFGIKLKNKRQLKGPSMFACGHPTLQKQLSFLSEPTEPSR, from the exons ATGTTGCAGAGAGCAGCAAGCAACGCATATTCATGGTGGTGGGCAAGCCACATTAGGACAAAGCAGTCAAAATGGCTGGAACAGAACCTTCAAG ATATGGAGGAGAAGGTGAGTAGCATGCTCACAATCATTGACGACGATGGAGACTCCTTTGCACAGAGGGCAGAAATGTATTACAGGAGGAGACCAGAACTTGTAAGCATCGTGGAAGAATCTTATCGAGCATACCGAGCTTTAGCTGAAAGATATGATCACTTATCAAAAGACCTGCAAAGTGCCAACCGCACCATTGCCTCTGTCTTCCCTGAACAAGTTCCATTTGCCAtggatgaagaagatgaagaaaatgtTAGCCAAACATCAACTTCTTCCCCCTGTGCTGACAAACCAAGTGTCCCAAAACCAAGCGTTCCAAAAGCTCCATTTCTGAAGAAAGATTTCAGGAGCCAGTCTGTGTTGTTGTTGAGAAAGGGACAACTCAAGAGAGCTTCTAGTTCTGCTAAAGCTGCTGCATTTCCAAGTTCAGGGCTGAGCAAAAATGAGGCACTAGATGAAATAGACAATCTTCAGAAGGAAGTTTTAGAATTGCAAACTGAAAGGGAGTTTGTAAAAAGCTCCTATGAACACGGATATAAAAAATTCTATGAAATTGAACACCAGATAACtgaaaagcaaaagagagTTTGCAATTTACAGGATGAGTTTGGCATTGGCTCCGTTATTGATGACAATGAAGCTAGGGCTCTGATGGCAGCTAGAGCTCTTAAGTCATGCCAAGAGACCTTGGCTAAGTTGAAAGAAAAACATGAGCAGTCAACTGAAGAGGCAAGAGTAGAATCCAGAAGGATTAAGAAGGTAAATCAGAAGTTTGAAGCTCTCAGGAATAAATTTAACTTCCCACAAACAAATCAGCAAGAGAAGCATAAGTACGTGAGTCCAACTACGGAGTTTGATAACATGGTCTACGATATTAAAAgtgaggaaaaagagagacaaGATTTGGAAGCGTTGCGAAAGGAGATCGAAGAGCAGCTTGAAGTAAGCTCAAATGGCTCTCTCACAGTTTCACAGCTTGCAGAGAAAATTGATGACCTTGTGCAGAGAGTTGTTAATTTGGAAACTGCAGTCTTTTCTGAAAATGCTTTGGTAATGAGATTAAGATCAGAAACAGATGAGCTCCAGGCCCACGTTAAGAGCCTGGAAGAAGACAAGGAAGCTCTGATTGAAGGCTCAGACATCATGAAAAACAGGATGAATGAATTGGAGCGGGAATTAAGTAGAGTTAAAGATCTTGTAAAAACTGTTGTAGCACAAAATAACAGTCTCAAAACTCATTTTACCGAGGCAAGTTGTAACATTGGTCATTTGTCTATGAAGTTACAAGGCGTGAAGATGGATGAGGAGGTTGAAAATACAGGACTCTCCCAAGAAGTAAAAACTGGAACGGATGCCATAGCTGACAGGGGAATGGAAGACCATGAAATTGAGTTGGCTCCTTATGATAGTTCAGCCTTAAAAGACACAGGAATTGAAatggaaggaaaggaaagagatTTTTCGGCTGAAGGAGAAAACTATGCTGATTCTGAATCAGGCAGTAAGTTTGACGTTGATTCGAGAAAGGCTCTGGAACCAATGGAAGAAGACAAAGCCGAGAAGAAATATTTCTCCGAGACAGCAAGCAGTATCCCTGATACTGAGATTGAGGAACTAGGGACcgatgaagaagaagaccaaCCAAACTGGAGGCAGCTGTACTTGAATGGACTGGATGACAGAGAAAAGATTTTACTAGACGAGTACTCTTCTGTTCTTCGGAATTATAAGGATGTAAGAAACAAGCTTAATGACGTAGAGAAGAAAAACCGCGACGGTTTCTTTGAATTGGCATTGCAGATAAGGGAACTGAAGAATGCTGTGGCCTCCAGAGATGGAGAGATTCAATCTTTACGTCAAAAAATGAGCTTTCCAGATGAAAACAAGGATGGGAACTTGGTCGAACTTGAAGGACCCCGTCTAAGCGCAAGCCAAGAATCTACCTTGACCGAATCTATTCAGGCATCGCCAGTAGCCGTAGGTCAGGGGAAAGTTGAATCCGATGAAAAAGTAGTCGAAGCAACTGCACATGGAAGATTCGAAGAATCTCCCAAGACAATGGGAGAAATTCTTATGCAGGTAAAAACTGTAAGCCAATCTCGTCATGTTTTAACCGTAGAGGAAAAAATCCGATCAGATATTGATGACTTGCTGGAGGAAAACCTAGAGTTCTGGTTGAGGTTCAGCACATCTTTTCATCAGATACAAAAATACCAAACTTCAGTCCAGGACTTGAAAGCAGAGTTATCAACACTGAGAGGAAAAATGAAGCAAGAAGGAAGTGGAAAGCAGCAGCAGTCTCTCAAATCAGAAGCCCGGCCCATTTATTCTCACTTGAGAGAAGTAAAAACTGAATTAACATTATGGTTGGAAAACAATGCAGTTTTGAAAGACGAAGTGCAAGGTAGATATTCCTCCTTGTGCAACATCCAAGAAGAGATTGCAAGAGTGACCAATGCTAGTGGCCATGCAGGAGAGACTGAACTCAGTGGATATCAGGCTGCCAAGTTTCAAGGTGAGGTTCTCAACATGAAACAGGAAAACAACAAGGTTGCTGATGAATTGAAAGCAGGCTTTGATCGTGTGAGACAACTCAAGCTTGAAGTTGAGAAAGTAATGGCGAATTTGGAAAGGGAACTTGGGTTGTCAGCATCAACGGCTCAAAATCCCGTGTCGAGAACAGGGAAGCCAAGAATCCCTCTGCGTTCTTTCTTATTTGGAATCAAGCTAAAGAACAAGAGGCAGCTAAAGGGACCATCAATGTTTGCATGCGGGCATCCAACGTTGCAGAAACAGCTCAGTTTCCTATCAGAACCTACCGAGCCCTCACGATAA
- the LOC18591810 gene encoding uncharacterized protein LOC18591810: MAVAFTHLSWWLWSGKHQEPRVANGSSLSSSPDSGLWESDNLKFPLVKRANMASSSRRVKRKWHSREERKIDREYDVVLVPSDGGCVSGSESDGSDYSIGWLEPHGPGFQSDDDSDNSFAVLVPCYGHSQDKLVEDSKHKILGAIVNIPDNYSAESKKYVEQWLSSLQTS, encoded by the exons ATGGCTGTGGCCTTTACTCATCTTTCATGGTGGTTATGGAGTGGGAAACATCAAGAACCTAGAGTTGCTAATGGATCTTCTTTAAGTTCTTCGCCTGATTCAGGTTTATGGGAATCAGATAATCTGAAATTCCCATTGGTCAAGAGGGCTAATATGGCTTCTTCATCGAGAAGAGTTAAGAGGAAATGGCATAGCcgggaagaaagaaagattgaTAGGGAATATGATGTAGTTCTTGTGCCATCTGATGGAGGGTGTGTTTCAGGGTCTGAGTCTGATGGTTCTGATTACTCCATTGGATGGTTGGAGCCTCACGGACCTGGATTCCAGAGTGATGATGATTCAGACAACAGTTTTGCTGTACTGGTTCCTTGCTATGGGCACAGTCAGGATAAATTGGTGGAGGATTCAAAGCACAAAATTCTGGGTGCCATTGTTAACATTCCTGACAATTATTCTGCTG AAAGCAAAAAATATGTGGAACAGTGGCTCTCTTCTCTGCAGACTAGTTGA
- the LOC18591811 gene encoding uncharacterized protein LOC18591811 isoform X2 translates to MIEKTKKQKKGSVSEEDISSLLQRYTATTVLAVLQEVAQFPGVKLNWNALVKKTSTGISNAREYQMLWRHLAYRDVLLEKLEDGAEPLDDESDLEYELEPCPSVSSEASAEAAACVKVLIASGLPSDSSLPNSSTVEAPLTINIPNGQSFRASSENSQPTCSMRGMNITVPVSVQKQILPAVTSAETSLEGNGLSGANLPARRKRKPWSEAEDRELIAAVQKCGVGNWANILRGDFKGDRSASQLAQRWTIIKKRLGNLNVEGNSTIPQLSEAQLATRSALSLALDMPDKNLTSACPSNPGLKTTSSNSALPSTSGEASVPAQSQFQQGNIASVQAQNLPQQGHIASVQAQNQSQQGPITSVSAHNQPQKGPITSVPAQNLSQQGPVASLQVSNQSQQGPMITKTSPGSSGSTLKSRVGLKKPPAKSFSSTGSILDATAVAAGARIGGPKAAASLLKAAQSKNAIHIMTSSGSSAKPLMPSVKSPIQRVEHTPSASSSSLNVSIQQCNTVTSSPTVDGTLKEELDAAGENKSFMSDGLPKELVKENGACVSKNEQGEGVREDKPAVSNLESESKNLEVVAAHSNEKSMVEGNQLDAITNPVEESQNAIDCSLIKKSDSQPEASINDGCTKNLEVLSTDPAT, encoded by the exons ATGATTGAGAAAAcgaagaaacagaaaaaggGTTCAGTCAGTGAGGAAGATATCTCTTCTCTTTTACAAAG GTATACAGCAACTACTGTATTGGCAGTGTTACAAGAAGTGGCACAATTTCCTGGTGTGAAGCTGAATTGGAATGCTTTAGTCAAGAAGACTTCTACTGGGATTTCTAATGCTAGGGAATACCAGATGTTATGGCGCCATTTGGCCTACCGGGACGTGTTGCTTGAAAAATTGGAAGATGGGGCTGAACCCTTG GATGATGAAAGTGACTTAGAATATGAATTGGAACCTTGCCCTTCTGTTAGTAGTGAAGCTTCAGCAGAGGCTGCAGCATGTGTGaaa GTCCTGATTGCTTCTGGTTTACCAAGTGACTCAAGTCTCCCAAACAGCTCAACAGTGGAGGCTCCATTAACAATAAATATACCTAATGGGCAGTCATTTAGAGCGTCTTCAGAAAATTCACAGCCCACGTGCTCTATGCGAGGGATGAACATCACTGTTCCAGTCTCTGTTCAGAAACAGATTCTACCTGCAGTGACATCGGCTGAAACATCATTGGAAGGAAACGGACTATCTGGTGCCAACCTGCCTGCtcgaaggaaaagaaaaccttGGTCAGAAGCAGAGGATAGGGAACTTATTGCTGCTGTGCAGAAATGTGGTGTTGGGAATTGGGCAAACATCTTGCGAGGAGACTTCAAGGGAGATAGGAGTGCTTCACAGCTGGCTCAG AGGTGGACTATTATTAAGAAGCGACTTGGCAACTTAAATGTGGAAGGAAACTCAACCATTCCCCAACTTTCTGAGGCACAGTTGGCAACTCGTAGTGCTTTATCCTTAGCCCTAGATATGCCGGATAAAAACTTAACATCAGCTTGTCCAAGTAACCCTG GTTTGAAGACCACATCCAGCAACTCTGCACTTCCAAGTACTAGTGGTGAAGCTTCAGTTCCAGCTCAAAGCCAGTTCCAACAAGGTAACATTGCTTCTGTCCAAGCCCAAAATCTGCCTCAACAAGGTCACATTGCTTCTGTTCAAGCCCAAAATCAGTCACAACAAGGTCCTATCACTTCTGTTTCAGCTCATAACCAGCCTCAAAAAGGTCCAATTACTTCTGTTCCTGCCCAAAATCTGTCTCAGCAAGGTCCTGTTGCTTCACTCCAAGTCTCAAATCAGTCTCAACAAGGTCCCATGATTACAAAAACCTCCCCGGGATCATCAGGTTCTACTTTAAAATCTCGGGTAGGCTTGAAAAAGCCGCCAGCAAAATCGTTTTCTAGTACAGGTTCAATCTTAGATGCCACTGCAGTTGCTGCTGGGGCTCGCATTGGTGGTCCAAAGGCTGCTGCATCGTTGCTCAAGGCTGCTCAGTCCAAAAATGCTATTCATATTATGACTTCCAGTGGCTCTTCTGCTAAACCTCTCATGCCCAGTG TAAAATCTCCAATACAAAGAGTTGAGCATACTCCATCTGCAtcttcttcatcattaaatgtgTCGATTCAGCAGTGTAATACTGTTACCTCGAGTCCAACTGTTGATGGTACACTGAAGGAAGAGCTGGACGCTGCAGGAGAGAACAAAAGTTTTATGTCAGACGGTTTACCTAAAGAGCTGGTGAAAGAAAATGGAGCATGTGTGTCAAAAAATGAACAAGGTGAGGGAGTTAGAGAAGATAAACCGGCCGTGTCAAATCTAGAATCTGAGTCGAAGAATCTTGAGGTTGTTGCTGCGCATTCTAATGAGAAATCAATGGTTGAGGGTAATCAACTAGATGCTATTACAAATCCGGTTGAAGAGAGTCAAAATGCCATTGATTgttcattaattaaaaaaagtgaCAGTCAACCTGAAGCCTCTATAAATGATGGATGCACCAAGAATTTGGAGGTTTTGAGCACAGACCCGGCTACGTAG
- the LOC18591811 gene encoding uncharacterized protein LOC18591811 isoform X3: protein MIEKTKKQKKGSVSEEDISSLLQRYTATTVLAVLQEVAQFPGVKLNWNALVKKTSTGISNAREYQMLWRHLAYRDVLLEKLEDGAEPLDDESDLEYELEPCPSVSSEASAEAAACVKVLIASGLPSDSSLPNSSTVEAPLTINIPNGQSFRASSENSQPTCSMRGMNITVPVSVQKQILPAVTSAETSLEGNGLSGANLPARRKRKPWSEAEDRELIAAVQKCGVGNWANILRGDFKGDRSASQLAQRWTIIKKRLGNLNVEGNSTIPQLSEAQLATRSALSLALDMPDKNLTSACPSNPGLKTTSSNSALPSTSGEASVPAQSQFQQAHNQPQKGPITSVPAQNLSQQGPVASLQVSNQSQQGPMITKTSPGSSGSTLKSRVGLKKPPAKSFSSTGSILDATAVAAGARIGGPKAAASLLKAAQSKNAIHIMTSSGSSAKPLMPSGKEVHSNVQYVCTGLTTEPLSCPVTSSTLNPGSVKSPIQRVEHTPSASSSSLNVSIQQCNTVTSSPTVDGTLKEELDAAGENKSFMSDGLPKELVKENGACVSKNEQGEGVREDKPAVSNLESESKNLEVVAAHSNEKSMVEGNQLDAITNPVEESQNAIDCSLIKKSDSQPEASINDGCTKNLEVLSTDPAT from the exons ATGATTGAGAAAAcgaagaaacagaaaaaggGTTCAGTCAGTGAGGAAGATATCTCTTCTCTTTTACAAAG GTATACAGCAACTACTGTATTGGCAGTGTTACAAGAAGTGGCACAATTTCCTGGTGTGAAGCTGAATTGGAATGCTTTAGTCAAGAAGACTTCTACTGGGATTTCTAATGCTAGGGAATACCAGATGTTATGGCGCCATTTGGCCTACCGGGACGTGTTGCTTGAAAAATTGGAAGATGGGGCTGAACCCTTG GATGATGAAAGTGACTTAGAATATGAATTGGAACCTTGCCCTTCTGTTAGTAGTGAAGCTTCAGCAGAGGCTGCAGCATGTGTGaaa GTCCTGATTGCTTCTGGTTTACCAAGTGACTCAAGTCTCCCAAACAGCTCAACAGTGGAGGCTCCATTAACAATAAATATACCTAATGGGCAGTCATTTAGAGCGTCTTCAGAAAATTCACAGCCCACGTGCTCTATGCGAGGGATGAACATCACTGTTCCAGTCTCTGTTCAGAAACAGATTCTACCTGCAGTGACATCGGCTGAAACATCATTGGAAGGAAACGGACTATCTGGTGCCAACCTGCCTGCtcgaaggaaaagaaaaccttGGTCAGAAGCAGAGGATAGGGAACTTATTGCTGCTGTGCAGAAATGTGGTGTTGGGAATTGGGCAAACATCTTGCGAGGAGACTTCAAGGGAGATAGGAGTGCTTCACAGCTGGCTCAG AGGTGGACTATTATTAAGAAGCGACTTGGCAACTTAAATGTGGAAGGAAACTCAACCATTCCCCAACTTTCTGAGGCACAGTTGGCAACTCGTAGTGCTTTATCCTTAGCCCTAGATATGCCGGATAAAAACTTAACATCAGCTTGTCCAAGTAACCCTG GTTTGAAGACCACATCCAGCAACTCTGCACTTCCAAGTACTAGTGGTGAAGCTTCAGTTCCAGCTCAAAGCCAGTTCCAACAAG CTCATAACCAGCCTCAAAAAGGTCCAATTACTTCTGTTCCTGCCCAAAATCTGTCTCAGCAAGGTCCTGTTGCTTCACTCCAAGTCTCAAATCAGTCTCAACAAGGTCCCATGATTACAAAAACCTCCCCGGGATCATCAGGTTCTACTTTAAAATCTCGGGTAGGCTTGAAAAAGCCGCCAGCAAAATCGTTTTCTAGTACAGGTTCAATCTTAGATGCCACTGCAGTTGCTGCTGGGGCTCGCATTGGTGGTCCAAAGGCTGCTGCATCGTTGCTCAAGGCTGCTCAGTCCAAAAATGCTATTCATATTATGACTTCCAGTGGCTCTTCTGCTAAACCTCTCATGCCCAGTGGTAAGGAGGTTCATTCTAATGTGCAATATGTTTGTACTGGTCTGACAACTGAACCTCTCTCTTGTCCTGTTACATCTTCTACCTTGAATCCTGGTTCAGTAAAATCTCCAATACAAAGAGTTGAGCATACTCCATCTGCAtcttcttcatcattaaatgtgTCGATTCAGCAGTGTAATACTGTTACCTCGAGTCCAACTGTTGATGGTACACTGAAGGAAGAGCTGGACGCTGCAGGAGAGAACAAAAGTTTTATGTCAGACGGTTTACCTAAAGAGCTGGTGAAAGAAAATGGAGCATGTGTGTCAAAAAATGAACAAGGTGAGGGAGTTAGAGAAGATAAACCGGCCGTGTCAAATCTAGAATCTGAGTCGAAGAATCTTGAGGTTGTTGCTGCGCATTCTAATGAGAAATCAATGGTTGAGGGTAATCAACTAGATGCTATTACAAATCCGGTTGAAGAGAGTCAAAATGCCATTGATTgttcattaattaaaaaaagtgaCAGTCAACCTGAAGCCTCTATAAATGATGGATGCACCAAGAATTTGGAGGTTTTGAGCACAGACCCGGCTACGTAG
- the LOC18591811 gene encoding uncharacterized protein LOC18591811 isoform X1 produces MIEKTKKQKKGSVSEEDISSLLQRYTATTVLAVLQEVAQFPGVKLNWNALVKKTSTGISNAREYQMLWRHLAYRDVLLEKLEDGAEPLDDESDLEYELEPCPSVSSEASAEAAACVKVLIASGLPSDSSLPNSSTVEAPLTINIPNGQSFRASSENSQPTCSMRGMNITVPVSVQKQILPAVTSAETSLEGNGLSGANLPARRKRKPWSEAEDRELIAAVQKCGVGNWANILRGDFKGDRSASQLAQRWTIIKKRLGNLNVEGNSTIPQLSEAQLATRSALSLALDMPDKNLTSACPSNPGLKTTSSNSALPSTSGEASVPAQSQFQQGNIASVQAQNLPQQGHIASVQAQNQSQQGPITSVSAHNQPQKGPITSVPAQNLSQQGPVASLQVSNQSQQGPMITKTSPGSSGSTLKSRVGLKKPPAKSFSSTGSILDATAVAAGARIGGPKAAASLLKAAQSKNAIHIMTSSGSSAKPLMPSGKEVHSNVQYVCTGLTTEPLSCPVTSSTLNPGSVKSPIQRVEHTPSASSSSLNVSIQQCNTVTSSPTVDGTLKEELDAAGENKSFMSDGLPKELVKENGACVSKNEQGEGVREDKPAVSNLESESKNLEVVAAHSNEKSMVEGNQLDAITNPVEESQNAIDCSLIKKSDSQPEASINDGCTKNLEVLSTDPAT; encoded by the exons ATGATTGAGAAAAcgaagaaacagaaaaaggGTTCAGTCAGTGAGGAAGATATCTCTTCTCTTTTACAAAG GTATACAGCAACTACTGTATTGGCAGTGTTACAAGAAGTGGCACAATTTCCTGGTGTGAAGCTGAATTGGAATGCTTTAGTCAAGAAGACTTCTACTGGGATTTCTAATGCTAGGGAATACCAGATGTTATGGCGCCATTTGGCCTACCGGGACGTGTTGCTTGAAAAATTGGAAGATGGGGCTGAACCCTTG GATGATGAAAGTGACTTAGAATATGAATTGGAACCTTGCCCTTCTGTTAGTAGTGAAGCTTCAGCAGAGGCTGCAGCATGTGTGaaa GTCCTGATTGCTTCTGGTTTACCAAGTGACTCAAGTCTCCCAAACAGCTCAACAGTGGAGGCTCCATTAACAATAAATATACCTAATGGGCAGTCATTTAGAGCGTCTTCAGAAAATTCACAGCCCACGTGCTCTATGCGAGGGATGAACATCACTGTTCCAGTCTCTGTTCAGAAACAGATTCTACCTGCAGTGACATCGGCTGAAACATCATTGGAAGGAAACGGACTATCTGGTGCCAACCTGCCTGCtcgaaggaaaagaaaaccttGGTCAGAAGCAGAGGATAGGGAACTTATTGCTGCTGTGCAGAAATGTGGTGTTGGGAATTGGGCAAACATCTTGCGAGGAGACTTCAAGGGAGATAGGAGTGCTTCACAGCTGGCTCAG AGGTGGACTATTATTAAGAAGCGACTTGGCAACTTAAATGTGGAAGGAAACTCAACCATTCCCCAACTTTCTGAGGCACAGTTGGCAACTCGTAGTGCTTTATCCTTAGCCCTAGATATGCCGGATAAAAACTTAACATCAGCTTGTCCAAGTAACCCTG GTTTGAAGACCACATCCAGCAACTCTGCACTTCCAAGTACTAGTGGTGAAGCTTCAGTTCCAGCTCAAAGCCAGTTCCAACAAGGTAACATTGCTTCTGTCCAAGCCCAAAATCTGCCTCAACAAGGTCACATTGCTTCTGTTCAAGCCCAAAATCAGTCACAACAAGGTCCTATCACTTCTGTTTCAGCTCATAACCAGCCTCAAAAAGGTCCAATTACTTCTGTTCCTGCCCAAAATCTGTCTCAGCAAGGTCCTGTTGCTTCACTCCAAGTCTCAAATCAGTCTCAACAAGGTCCCATGATTACAAAAACCTCCCCGGGATCATCAGGTTCTACTTTAAAATCTCGGGTAGGCTTGAAAAAGCCGCCAGCAAAATCGTTTTCTAGTACAGGTTCAATCTTAGATGCCACTGCAGTTGCTGCTGGGGCTCGCATTGGTGGTCCAAAGGCTGCTGCATCGTTGCTCAAGGCTGCTCAGTCCAAAAATGCTATTCATATTATGACTTCCAGTGGCTCTTCTGCTAAACCTCTCATGCCCAGTGGTAAGGAGGTTCATTCTAATGTGCAATATGTTTGTACTGGTCTGACAACTGAACCTCTCTCTTGTCCTGTTACATCTTCTACCTTGAATCCTGGTTCAGTAAAATCTCCAATACAAAGAGTTGAGCATACTCCATCTGCAtcttcttcatcattaaatgtgTCGATTCAGCAGTGTAATACTGTTACCTCGAGTCCAACTGTTGATGGTACACTGAAGGAAGAGCTGGACGCTGCAGGAGAGAACAAAAGTTTTATGTCAGACGGTTTACCTAAAGAGCTGGTGAAAGAAAATGGAGCATGTGTGTCAAAAAATGAACAAGGTGAGGGAGTTAGAGAAGATAAACCGGCCGTGTCAAATCTAGAATCTGAGTCGAAGAATCTTGAGGTTGTTGCTGCGCATTCTAATGAGAAATCAATGGTTGAGGGTAATCAACTAGATGCTATTACAAATCCGGTTGAAGAGAGTCAAAATGCCATTGATTgttcattaattaaaaaaagtgaCAGTCAACCTGAAGCCTCTATAAATGATGGATGCACCAAGAATTTGGAGGTTTTGAGCACAGACCCGGCTACGTAG